The following are from one region of the Rhinoraja longicauda isolate Sanriku21f chromosome 11, sRhiLon1.1, whole genome shotgun sequence genome:
- the bcl10 gene encoding B-cell lymphoma/leukemia 10 yields the protein MCQLHVALKPPISLFIVCCVCPQALEKLRPYLCDKVIAERHFDYLRAKKILSKEDTEEISHVVASRRKAGKLLDHLMENPKGLDTLVCSIRREGTQNFLVQKITDEVQRIKNDKLFQKGVFSDSGDFSDDASKTNNLSRVSSSETNASRGKEANILFHPEGEFSPLPSSSPSYGPLSSASLTYCPLPSAPSPSLCPLPSAPSPSHCPLPSTLSPSLCPLPSTLSPSLCPLPSTLSPSLCPLPSALSPSLCLLPSALSLVKHSVATLPTAMSLPRPGDPGAPPLPPDLQPPPTATPDSTTDSQFLPLRSRSP from the exons ATGTGCCAGTTGCACGTCGCTCTCAagcccccgatctctctgttcattGTGTGTTGTGTCTGCCCTCAGGCGCTGGAGAAGCTACGGCCCTACCTCTGTGACAAGGTGATCGCCGAGCGGCACTTTGACTACCTGCGGGCGAAGAAGATCCTGTCCAAGGAGGACACGGAGGAGATCTCTCACGTGGTGGCGAGCAGACGCAAGGCGGGCAAGCTCCTGGACCACCTGATGGAGAACCCCAAGGGGCTGGACACTCTGGTCTGCTCCATCCGTCGCGAGGGCACCCAGAACTTCCTGGTGCAGAAGATCACCGACGAGGTGCAGAGAATTAAAAACGACAAGCTCTTCCAGAAAG GCGTGTTTTCGGACAGCGGGGATTTCTCGGATGACGCCTCCAAAACCAACAACCTGTCGCGAGTCTCCTCGTCAGAGACCAACGCCTCCAGGGGCAAGGAGGCCAACATCCTCTTCCATCCAGAGGGCGAGTTTAGCCCCCTGCCCTCTTCCTCTCCCAGCTATGGCCCCCTCTCCTCTGCCTCGCTCAcctactgccccctcccctcagccccctcccccagcctctgccccctcccctcagccccctcccccagccactgccccctcccctccaccctctcccccagcctctgccccctcccctccaccctctcccccagcctctgccccctcccctccaccctctcccccagcctctgccccctcccctccgccctctcCCCCAGCCTCTGCCTCCTCCCCTCCGCCCTCTCGCTGGTCAAGCACTCTGTGGCCACTCTGCCCACTGCCATGTCGCTGCCTAGACCGGGTGACCCCGGcgcacctcccctgccccccgacctccagcccccccccaccgcaACCCCCGACAGCACGACTGACTCGCAATTCCTGCCCCTCAGGTCACGCTccccctga
- the c11h1orf52 gene encoding UPF0690 protein C1orf52 homolog, with translation MQQPGGGGTLQREDEAGHDAAAGRWGDAAAGGRDQSVQPPGAMAEAPSDPLSYFAAYGSSSSESESEPEPEGEAAAAAGPEAGERERGGGGAALPAPHELFSSVSRPSFLRDPRGGPIDWERRRLRPPNEPPKEFRAWKGSTVPPPDSYGTEERSVPSGVDMAVKWSSMYQDNGDDAPHREAGSLPGTDNNPDSDEENEEDEPSSKKLRTESFQQKEKRKRNEGQANREKSFVEEEKRILRQEFCPKD, from the exons ATGCAGCAGCCGGGCGGTGGGGGGACGCTGCAGCGGGAGGACGAGGCCGGGCACGATGCAGCAGCCGGGCGGTGGGGGGACGCTGCAGCGGGAGGACGAGACCAGTCGGTGCAGCCTCCGGGCGCCATGGCGGAGGCGCCGAGCGACCCGCTGTCGTATTTCGCGGCTTACGGCAGCTCGAGCTCGGAGTCGGAGTCAGAGCCGGAGCCGGAGGGAGAGGCGGCGGCTGCGGCCGGGCCCGAGGCTGGCGAGCGGGAACGGGGCGGGGGCGGAGCCGCTCTCCCCGCTCCGCACGAGCTGTTCAGCAGTGTGTCGAGGCCCAGCTTCCTGCGCGATCCCCGCGGCGGCCCCATCGACTGGGAGCGGCGGCGCCTGCGGCCTCCAAATGAG CCACCTAAAGAGTTCCGTGCGTggaagggcagcacggtgccaCCGCCAGACAGCTACGGCACGGAGGAGCGGAGCGTACCATCAGGCGTGGACATGGCCGTGAAGTGGTCCAGCATGTACCAAGACAACGGTGACGATGCTCCTCACCGTGAGGCTGGCTCTCTACCCGGCACTGACAACAACCCCGACTCAG ACGAAGAGAACGAGGAGGACGAGCCTTCCTCGAAGAAGTTGCGGACGGAGAGCTTCCAGCAGAAGGAGAAGCGTAAACGCAACGAGGGCCAGGCCAACCGCGAGAAGAGTTTCGTGGAGGAGGAAAAGCGCATCCTCAGGCAGGAGTTCTGCCCCAAGGActga